In one window of Anthonomus grandis grandis chromosome 11, icAntGran1.3, whole genome shotgun sequence DNA:
- the LOC126741900 gene encoding elongation of very long chain fatty acids protein AAEL008004-like yields the protein MAHLVTSAIDKYHDILENKSDPRVNDWPMMSSPIPTLAICLFYAYFSRVLGPKLMENRKPFNLRNVLIVYNLVQTLFSTWIFYEYLMSGWWGSYSFKCQPVDYSYSPMALRMARTCWWYYFSKFTEFFDTLFFILRKKTSHVSTLHVIHHGCMPFSVWMGMKFAPGGHSTFFALLNTFVHIVMYFYYMVSAMGPQFQKYIWWKKYLTSFQMLQFVAIFVHQFQLLFIECDYPKSFMVWIAIHGLMFLFLFSDFYKVNYSKKEKKVNQGACMPVDDDIGNGTQKTSNSNGSIKNDYIQSQYSDSYCYSNGSTKGFVAKIIEKHNEKKIE from the exons atcCTAGAGTGAATGATTGGCCGATGATGTCCAGTCCCATTCCTACCTTGGCGATATGCCTATTCTACGCGTACTTCTCCAGGGTGTTAGGGCCAAAACTTATGGAGAATAGGAAACCATTTAACCTTAGGAATGTTctaattgtttataatttagtaCAAACGTTATTTAGCACCTGGATATTTTATGAG tatTTGATGAGCGGATGGTGGGGAAGTTACAGCTTTAAATGCCAGCCAGTAGATTATTCTTACAGTCCTATGGCACTGCGA ATGGCCAGGACGTGTTGGTGGTACTACTTTTCAAAGTTCACGGAATTTTTCGACACACTGTTCTTCATTTTAAGGAAGAAAACTAGTCACGTGTCGACACTGCACGTGATCCACCACGGATGTATGCCATTCTCGGTCTGGATGGGTATGAAGTTTGctccag GTGGCCACAGTACCTTTTTCGCTTTGCTCAATACCTTCGTGCACATCGTGATGTATTTCTACTACATGGTGTCCGCCATGGGACCGCAGTTCCAAAAGTACATCTGGTGGAAAAAGTACCTGACCTCGTTCCAGATGTTGCAGTTCGTAGCGATCTTCGTGCACCAGTTCCAGCTGTTATTCATAGAGTGCGATTATCCCAAGTCCTTCATGGTCTGGATCGCGATCCACGGTTTAATGTTCCTATTCCTGTTCTCCGACTTTTATAAAGTCAATTACAGTAAAAAGGAGAAGAAGGTTAACCAGGGAGCTTGTATG CCCGTGGATGATGATATTGGAAATGGCACCCAAAAAACATCCAATAGCAATGGCTCAATAAAGAACGACTATATCCAAAGCCAGTACTCCGACTCGTACTGCTACTCGAACGGCAGTACTAAAGGATTCGTCGCGAAGATCATCGAGAAGCACAATGagaagaaaatagaataa